From Chengkuizengella sediminis, one genomic window encodes:
- the glmM gene encoding phosphoglucosamine mutase — translation MGKYFGTDGVRGIANKELTPELAYKIGRCGGYVLAGKVEKPTVTIGLDTRISGPMLEAALVAGLLSIGANVIRLGVVSTPCVAYLTRELGADAGVMISASHNPVPDNGIKFFGQDGFKLSDETELEIERLMDAEVDDLPRPVGDHLGTVTDQPQAKDLYIEYLKTTVETDFKGLRVVLDCANGSAFEIAPKVFEDLGAEVISMGIEPTGLNINENCGSTHPEKLQSEVVRLGADLGLSFDGDADRLMAVDNTGSLIDGDYILCICGDAMNQAGKLNQSKIVSTVMSNIGFYKAIESLGMQSSKTAVGDRYVMEEMRKHGYNLGGEQSGHVIFLDHSTTGDGILSGLQLLSTIQQSGKQLSELKQLMSKYPQVLINVKVQNKEGLQGNAAIEEAIHGVEVELGDNGRVLVRPSGTEALIRVMVEGPDEDQVRNYAEKIAIKIQEAL, via the coding sequence ATGGGGAAATATTTTGGAACTGACGGTGTACGTGGTATTGCTAATAAAGAGCTTACCCCTGAATTAGCATATAAAATTGGTCGTTGTGGAGGTTATGTATTAGCTGGTAAAGTTGAAAAACCAACTGTAACCATTGGTTTAGATACAAGAATTTCAGGTCCAATGTTAGAAGCGGCTCTAGTCGCAGGTTTATTATCCATTGGAGCAAATGTTATTAGATTGGGCGTTGTTTCAACACCATGTGTAGCTTATTTAACTCGTGAATTAGGTGCAGATGCAGGTGTAATGATCTCAGCTTCACATAATCCAGTACCTGATAATGGGATTAAGTTTTTTGGACAGGATGGATTTAAGTTGTCTGACGAAACAGAATTAGAAATAGAGCGTCTTATGGATGCAGAGGTGGATGATTTACCAAGACCAGTAGGAGATCATTTAGGTACTGTAACAGATCAACCTCAAGCAAAGGATTTATATATAGAATATTTAAAAACTACAGTGGAGACCGATTTTAAGGGTTTGAGAGTTGTATTAGATTGTGCCAATGGATCAGCTTTTGAAATCGCACCAAAAGTTTTTGAAGATTTAGGAGCTGAAGTGATCTCAATGGGGATTGAACCAACGGGTTTAAACATTAATGAAAATTGTGGTTCAACCCATCCAGAAAAATTGCAATCTGAAGTTGTTCGTTTAGGTGCGGATTTGGGATTATCCTTTGATGGTGATGCAGATCGATTAATGGCAGTTGATAATACTGGATCACTAATTGATGGAGATTACATATTATGTATTTGTGGAGATGCAATGAATCAAGCTGGAAAGTTAAATCAAAGCAAAATTGTATCCACAGTCATGAGTAATATTGGGTTTTATAAAGCGATTGAATCTTTAGGTATGCAATCTTCCAAAACAGCTGTTGGAGACCGTTATGTGATGGAAGAGATGAGGAAACATGGATATAACTTAGGTGGAGAACAGTCAGGGCATGTCATTTTCTTAGATCACAGTACAACAGGCGACGGTATTTTGTCTGGACTTCAACTCTTAAGTACTATCCAACAGTCTGGAAAGCAATTAAGTGAGTTGAAGCAACTGATGAGTAAATATCCACAAGTATTGATCAATGTGAAGGTTCAAAACAAAGAAGGATTACAAGGTAATGCAGCAATAGAAGAAGCCATTCATGGAGTAGAAGTAGAGCTAGGTGATAATGGTAGAGTTTTAGTGCGTCCATCTGGAACAGAAGCTTTAATACGTGTTATGGTTGAAGGACCTGATGAAGACCAAGTTCGAAATTATGCTGAAAAGATAGCAATTAAAATTCAAGAAGCACTGTAA
- a CDS encoding YbbR-like domain-containing protein, whose protein sequence is MDKWLGNITVVRIAAVIFGILLWAFVQLDQQVATPPPSIIDSITEQSREIDDFPISISNLGDNLHIQRKYSNSVNVALKGEETDIKAVSKENEKYQIELDLSNKGAGTHQIKLETIGFPDDIDVELYPPTVTVVIEEIITTSLPIEINVKGDPGEGYEVRTTILSTEEVSITAPSSVIEQISTVQSSIDVTNVHEDIVTELPLVAYDKNSKQVDVEINPATVQVEIPIISPSKTLDLRVDLRGETPKGYSVVSVKQSVDEVTLYGSEDVLKDYNVYDDIEIDLRNLTSDRVSSHILTVPDGIKKIEPQKVEVEIIIVPSETKTFAAFPITFIGLDTKEYEVVFSGSTDGLLDLVVEGAPSNLENITENNIDATVDISGLPPGSYERSIQLTLPNFVKYGGDSPLKVSLEIQPITEEVTDSEAEEPSDEATNEEGETGITDETENQSENTEGGIQSEINEELNTFPISEESSPTDNLQTDLESVLNEEEPLDEKINQ, encoded by the coding sequence ATGGATAAATGGTTAGGGAATATAACAGTTGTAAGAATTGCTGCAGTGATTTTTGGTATATTACTATGGGCATTTGTTCAGTTAGATCAACAAGTTGCAACTCCCCCACCTTCAATTATTGATTCAATTACCGAACAGAGTAGAGAAATAGATGATTTTCCAATCTCTATTTCAAATTTAGGTGATAATTTACATATCCAAAGAAAGTATTCTAATTCTGTAAATGTGGCTTTAAAAGGAGAAGAAACAGATATTAAAGCTGTAAGTAAAGAAAATGAGAAGTATCAGATTGAGTTAGATTTATCTAATAAAGGAGCGGGAACTCATCAAATCAAGTTAGAAACGATTGGATTCCCAGATGATATAGATGTTGAACTATATCCACCAACAGTCACAGTTGTCATTGAAGAGATCATCACAACTTCATTACCAATCGAAATTAATGTAAAAGGAGATCCAGGAGAAGGATACGAAGTAAGAACAACAATTTTATCTACAGAAGAAGTTTCCATTACAGCTCCAAGCAGTGTAATAGAACAAATTTCCACTGTTCAATCTTCCATTGATGTAACAAATGTACACGAGGATATAGTGACTGAACTGCCATTGGTAGCATATGATAAGAATAGTAAGCAAGTAGACGTAGAGATAAATCCGGCAACGGTGCAAGTGGAAATTCCAATTATAAGCCCTTCTAAAACATTAGATTTAAGAGTGGATTTGAGAGGTGAAACTCCAAAAGGGTATAGTGTTGTATCCGTTAAGCAGAGTGTAGATGAAGTTACACTTTACGGATCAGAAGATGTATTAAAAGATTACAATGTATATGATGATATAGAAATTGATCTGCGTAATTTGACAAGCGATAGAGTATCTTCCCATATTTTAACCGTGCCTGATGGTATTAAAAAGATTGAACCTCAAAAAGTCGAGGTGGAGATTATTATTGTACCTTCTGAAACTAAAACATTTGCTGCTTTTCCTATTACATTTATTGGATTAGACACCAAAGAATATGAGGTCGTTTTTAGTGGATCAACGGATGGCTTATTAGATTTGGTAGTTGAAGGTGCTCCATCTAATTTAGAAAATATTACTGAAAATAACATAGATGCCACTGTAGATATCAGTGGACTTCCACCAGGGAGTTATGAACGTAGCATTCAACTAACTCTTCCTAATTTTGTTAAATATGGTGGAGATTCTCCTTTGAAAGTCTCTTTGGAAATACAACCAATTACAGAAGAGGTAACAGATTCAGAAGCTGAAGAACCATCAGATGAAGCAACAAATGAAGAAGGAGAAACGGGTATAACAGATGAAACAGAAAATCAAAGCGAAAACACAGAAGGTGGGATACAATCAGAAATTAATGAAGAGTTGAATACTTTTCCTATTTCTGAAGAAAGTTCACCTACTGACAACCTTCAAACAGACTTAGAATCGGTTTTAAATGAAGAAGAGCCATTAGATGAGAAAATAAATCAATAA
- the cdaA gene encoding diadenylate cyclase CdaA, with the protein MGFFTTITFMDIIDILIVSYVIYKLIMIIRGTRAVQLLQGIVVVIVAWALSILLGLNTLQWMMEQAFNYGLLAVIIIFQPELRRALEQLGRGKIFTRTVSQEEKEVNDRISEVIKSINYLSKRKIGALIVFEKETGLNEYIESGIQLKSKISAELLINIFTPNTPLHDGAVVIKNGEIRAAGCYLPLSENPFISKELGTRHRAAIGMSEVSDALCIVVSEETGAISMAMNGQVVRDVKDESLISKIFEELKPNVKNKDKTSFWKRRGNQNG; encoded by the coding sequence ATGGGATTTTTCACCACCATCACCTTTATGGATATAATAGATATTTTAATCGTAAGTTATGTGATATATAAATTAATAATGATTATTCGAGGTACTCGTGCTGTGCAACTGCTTCAAGGTATAGTGGTTGTCATTGTGGCATGGGCTCTTAGTATATTATTAGGTCTTAATACGTTACAGTGGATGATGGAACAAGCGTTTAACTATGGGCTTTTGGCCGTTATTATTATATTTCAACCTGAACTCAGGCGGGCATTAGAACAATTAGGACGAGGTAAGATATTTACTAGAACTGTATCACAGGAAGAAAAAGAAGTGAACGATCGCATAAGCGAAGTGATTAAATCGATTAATTATTTATCTAAGCGAAAAATAGGTGCTCTCATCGTATTTGAGAAAGAAACGGGATTAAATGAATACATAGAATCTGGAATCCAATTAAAATCAAAAATAAGCGCAGAGTTATTAATAAATATTTTCACTCCAAATACCCCCTTACATGATGGAGCTGTAGTGATAAAAAATGGTGAAATTCGAGCTGCAGGGTGTTACCTCCCCTTATCTGAAAATCCTTTTATTAGTAAGGAGTTAGGTACTCGTCATAGAGCTGCCATTGGTATGAGTGAAGTGTCTGATGCTTTATGTATTGTCGTTTCTGAAGAAACAGGGGCTATATCCATGGCTATGAATGGACAGGTTGTCAGAGATGTGAAAGACGAATCGCTCATATCCAAAATTTTTGAAGAGTTAAAACCAAATGTCAAAAATAAAGACAAAACTTCATTTTGGAAACGGAGAGGGAATCAAAATGGATAA
- a CDS encoding zf-HC2 domain-containing protein, whose amino-acid sequence MNCKQVNSLLHEYLDGDLTGVKLHQLSHHLNTCSNCKENLTQLEKTEALTRSLPKSPVPDDLTDKIMDVIPMKRETRWMRWAKQYPALAAAAVFVIIMMGSLFAMNEPESNLIVSGSGMEYVVIKDNQVIVPEGQTVNGDLVVENGEIIVEGTVNGKVTLIDSEINLLASAEKVAGGVTHIDQTLDWIWYKISGFFDFFKSE is encoded by the coding sequence GTGAATTGTAAACAAGTAAATTCTTTATTGCATGAATACTTGGACGGAGATCTTACTGGTGTAAAACTTCATCAGTTAAGCCATCACCTAAACACATGTTCAAATTGTAAAGAGAATTTAACACAGTTAGAAAAAACCGAGGCATTAACTAGGTCTCTCCCAAAAAGCCCAGTTCCTGATGACTTAACTGACAAGATTATGGATGTTATTCCAATGAAAAGAGAAACCAGATGGATGAGGTGGGCTAAACAGTACCCTGCTTTGGCTGCAGCAGCCGTTTTTGTTATTATTATGATGGGAAGTTTGTTCGCCATGAATGAACCAGAATCAAATCTTATCGTTTCAGGAAGTGGCATGGAATATGTAGTGATCAAAGATAACCAAGTCATTGTACCAGAAGGACAAACAGTGAATGGAGATCTTGTTGTTGAAAATGGAGAAATTATAGTTGAAGGAACAGTGAATGGTAAGGTAACGCTCATTGACAGTGAAATAAATTTACTGGCTTCTGCAGAAAAAGTTGCCGGAGGAGTTACTCATATTGACCAAACATTAGATTGGATTTGGTATAAAATTAGTGGTTTTTTCGACTTCTTCAAAAGTGAATAA
- the sigW gene encoding RNA polymerase sigma factor SigW gives MESTEVKIIKLAKKGNHQAFSDLVDLYKSKIYHLGYRMLGNKQEAEDITQETFLRVYKSIHKYDAKFKFSTWIFRIGTNLCIDRLRKRKNAFSLDAETIEGEGIDGYDILPSLDDSPDQQLIISETQRHVREAIDKLPEKYKSVVVLRYLHDLSLQEVGDILNMPVTTVKTRVHRGREYLRKKLEHGNLI, from the coding sequence GTGGAAAGTACCGAAGTAAAAATCATTAAATTAGCTAAAAAAGGAAATCATCAAGCCTTTTCAGATTTAGTTGATTTATATAAGAGTAAAATTTACCATCTTGGTTACAGAATGTTAGGTAATAAACAGGAAGCGGAAGATATAACTCAAGAAACCTTCTTAAGAGTGTACAAAAGCATACATAAATATGATGCAAAGTTCAAGTTTTCTACTTGGATATTTCGTATTGGTACAAATTTGTGTATTGATCGACTAAGGAAAAGAAAAAATGCTTTTTCATTAGATGCTGAAACCATAGAAGGCGAAGGGATAGACGGTTATGATATTCTTCCGAGCTTAGATGACTCTCCTGATCAACAGCTTATCATTTCTGAAACACAAAGACATGTTCGAGAAGCGATTGATAAATTACCAGAAAAGTATAAATCAGTTGTCGTGTTACGTTATTTGCATGATTTATCTCTTCAGGAGGTCGGTGATATACTAAATATGCCTGTAACAACCGTCAAAACTAGAGTACATAGAGGTAGAGAGTATCTCCGAAAAAAATTAGAACATGGAAACTTAATATAG